The Microtus ochrogaster isolate Prairie Vole_2 unplaced genomic scaffold, MicOch1.0 UNK16, whole genome shotgun sequence genome segment TCAGATAGGGTACCACTCTACAGCTTAGTCCACCTTTGAATCTGCAGCCTTCTCCTGAGCCCCACCGAGTGCTGCGGTTACAGGTTGCCTTACCTGGCTAGGGCATTACAATGCAACTAACAGCCACAGGAGCACGCAGCCTGTTCTCTGTGCCACTAAGGGAAAAGCCCCCTCCCTGGCTCCTGAGAAGCCCCTTTTGATTGTCCTGGCCATGCTTTACCCTTAAccttctgtcctttctgctcTCCTGACAGGGCGCTGTAGCTATGTGAGCCTCAGGCCCCAGCAGGGAATGTTTTGGGTCATGAAGGAACCCAGTTATACTGAAACACAGTTAACAGACATTTACATTTTtggtatgtaatatatatgtttctttattaacatgttaaaaacaaggaaaatctaACAGCTATGATCATTTCAAAGTAGTGACGCATAAATGATATTCTGAGATATAAAGCAGTCTGAAAACATCTGGGATTTCCGTCGGCTACAAAGTCACAGGTGCTGTTAATGCTATCGTGGCCTGACGCCCAAGTACATAAGTGAATGCTAAACTTGTCACAGGGGAGTGAAAATAAAGAATGCCATTTTTTTCCTATCTAGGTTCACAAATCCCCTGAAATCCTTGGACCCAGTCAAAATCCTCTGACTACAGCATAGAGAACGCAAGCCTGAGCCTTAACTCCCATACGCGGGCCCTGGGAAACAGGGACTGAAGCCGTTTTCCCCGTGGGAAGCCTGAGCCTAGAAAGGTTAAGGAATCTGCCCAAAGTCGCCCAGCCTCAGACTGAAGCTCTGTCCCTCTCTGCACACAGAGCTGGACCCTAGAGCCAGGCCCTCTGTGGACTGAGAGCTAGAATGCCCTGCTCACCTGGGACCTGAGCCCTGGAGGGTTCAGCCAGTGAAGCAGAGGGACATGGCCCCTTGAAACCACACACACTCAGTTATTTTTAtctccagtttattttttttagactaAGAGCAGAGTATGAAAGTCACAGCCAAAGCACTTGAAAAAGGCCCAGGATGGGTGGGGACCACATAGGGTGGGCAGGGCAAGGTCCTTGGAGTTGGTTCCCGGCTCAGGGCTGGAAGGGAGGGGGCATTGTTGTTATGTCTCCAAAAGTGTCTGTGCGTTGCATAGGTCCTGTCTTCACAGAAGACAAAAGAGGGGCCAGGGGGGTCCCAAGAGGGGCCTAACCTGGTGGGGAAGGGGTCTAAATCTGGAAGGGGGGGTCAGAAAAGGTCAAGGTTAGGAGGGGAagggctctgtctgtctgtacattatatatagagatatagtGTCTGTACATGCCTGTCGGGCACCCCAATGCCCACCCCTGTCCACTGCCTGCTCCCCCCAGGGGTGTCTATTTGTAAACTTGGATTCAATCCAAACCACAGCCCTctgtgtgggagggaggagggaggaggacatgCTTATTGCTGTAAACAGGGGAGGGGTAGCCTGAGGCTGCACCCCTTACCCATCTAGTCCCCTCCCCATGTTCTGCCCCGGAGGAGAGTGACAGGGGGCACCTCCCGAGCTTCATTTGTTCTCTCTGGGGCATATGTGCCTCTTGGGGGGACAAAGAGGGAGGGCACCAGGGTCAGGGAAAGGTACCGGGGGCAGGGAGTCCTGAGCACTGCCTTTTAAAGCCCCCAGGTTTGGTACCAAACATTACCAAAGCCACAGGCCACCTGGGACCTGTGGCTGCCCCTGTGCCTGATCCACTACAATGCCTGTCCTAGACAGTGGGCTAAGAGGGCAGGCGCAGATAGACAGATGTACGGTCAGATCCCACTCCCAACCACGGCAAGAAGGATGTAGGCCCCACAGCTGATTCCCCGCTCCTTCTCAGCCctgccccacctctctctgtcatAGGAAGGGACAGAGCTAGGAGGCCAAGAGTGTCATGAGGAAGAAGGCGATGCCCACGGCCAGAGGCAGGTGTTCCCGCTTGGGGCTGGTCCCGCTGATGCTCTTCTCAAGTTTGGGCACCTGGGGACTCTCTCCCTCAAAGTCTTCTGtggagagacaaacagacagactgGTAAGGGCTGTGTTGTACGCTGGGGCGGGGGGCACGCGGAGgcgtcagcagcagcagcagcagtggagccAGGGATGTGACCACCCACGGGGGCTGGACGGGCAGGAAGGACCGGTGTCCCAAGGGAAGGCAtgcgggggaaaaaaaaagcaggcaccGGGAAGGGGGCTGCGGTTCCAGCAGTGGCCACCAGAGGGCGCTGCGCAGACTCACCCAACACGTTGATCTTCACATTGGGGCCCATGGTGAACTGGGGGAGAGTGGGGACCGGCTTCTCCCCGGAGTGCGATGCTGCGGGGTGGGGTGcgggtgaggagagaggaggggaaagtcAGGGCAAGGACTCCCTCCCCCTGCTACAGCTGGGAAGCTAATCCCTGTCGCCTGTGCCCTCCGCCCCCATCCCCAGGAAGTCAAGGGAGCCCCAAAGCAGGGAGGCGAGGATGCGGACGTGGCTGGAAGCCGACGCTACTCACTGGAGGCGCAGCAGACGAACACCTTCATCCTCAGACACTTCCAGTGCAGATTGTGAGTGGGCGTGGCTGGGGAGGAGACTGGGCCTGAGTTGCTTTCACTCACTGGTGCCCTTGCGACCTTACCTTAGAcgctccccctccccttcaaattGCCCGCGTCGGCCTATGTCCTGGAGTAACTGCTCCATCCTTTAGACAATGGTCACCATGGCTCTGTGGCCAGCCCAACCCAGAATGCCCGGATCAGAAATGCTCTGAGGCCCAAATTTGGGGCTGTCACCAACCCCCCAACCCCATCCTCACAACTCTGAAGCCTTATCCCTGGTGACGACCGCATCGGCCGGACGGGGATCCCCGGGACCCTACCCTGTCATTCAAAAGACCGAGGACCCGGCACTCACAGATATAGTAGTATTCTTGGCCGGCATGGAATTCATATCCCAGCGAGAAGGCGCTGTAGCGCTGGAACTTCTCGGAGAACTTGATGGGGCTGTGCGAGGCGTGCTGCCGGTTGCATTCCCAGCGCTTGGAGCCTTGACTGGCGTTGCAGGTGCGGTAGCCGCTCAGGTTCACCATGTACAGCACGTACTGCTCCGCCCCGCCGCCAGGCCCTGAGCTATTGTAGTGCGGACAGTAAATATCCAGATAGTCGTTCACGTTCACCTGCACCGTGTAGCCCTCTCGCCGCAGGCTGTGGACAAATGAAGCGGTCAAAGAAAGCCCAATGCTCTAAGGTTTTCCATGTCACCACTTCGCAGACCTTCATTAGGACATTTTCGTCCACATATATGATGTATTTTcatcataaaaatttatttcccCCAAATCTGGGCTTTTTCTACAATCTTTTCTCGGCCCCTTTCTGTCCCCAGAGTCCAGAGTCCCCTTACTGTGCCCTCTCCTTTTTGGCCTGTCCTTCTCCTAGTGGCCACCAGAGGGTAGCAAAGGCACAAAGAAGCTTGGCCTACCTCCTaaggaagagtgggaggggggggaggaaagaaggaacctAGCTCTGGTTGCCACAGTAACAGCGCAGGCCCCAACGACTCCCAGACCCAGGCCCGGATTTCCTCAGCCCATTCCCCATAATTCATCAGGCCCGAGGAGGGACTGATGGAATAGAAGcgaagggggaaagaagagagacccCTTACTTGGAACACAAGCCCTCTCATGGATTCTCCCAGAATGCCTTCTTGCTGCTGCAGGTCCACCCCCCAGGCCAGTCCGACAGGACTTGCCCTCATACACGCATGTATGGCGGcttcatgcacatacatgcacaagttCTATggcacaaacacaaaaatgtcCACCGCCCACTCACAGGCAGCAGATCCTCACCAAGAGCTACACTGCTTGTGTGTGGAGCCGGCCCCAACAGTCTCGGGGCTTCCCCTGAATTCCCGACATGGCAGGACCTCTATCTTTGTGCTTTTGAGTCCTGTTTCCCTCCATCCTGAGACCATGGACAACTAAGTCCCCAATAACCTGACACAGATCAGGGAGCTGAAGAGTTCAGTACCAAGGCCCCACCTGTGACCACGCCAAGCTGTCTCGTCACACACCTCCTTTCTCCATTTAGATGCCactacccccccaccccccacacataGGGCCTAGACAAGATGACTGTCTGTCACTTTCCAGGGGAGTCTCTGGACAGAGAAGCAGATACTGGGTTCCCAGGAATCCCCGCCTGCCTGTTAGTCCCTAACTACGCATTGGTCGGAACCTCCTGGGTGGTAGCACAGAATGCCAGAGACCTCAGTGTAGAAGTGTGGAGGAGAGGCTACAAGTTTCCTGTAACTTCCTGAGGGCAAGTGTGCATACGCCGGCAGTGATATGGGAGTACAGTGGGCACAGGGAGGCATGGGTTACCTGGTGAAATGACAAACCATTGGGCTCCCTAGTCCCTGAGAACTCTCTGAGGGGAGGAACTGGCTCTCTATGTCCCACAAATGGCAATCTGCCACATTGGGAAAGGAGCTCGGAGGCCTCGCCACTAGACGAGGCCTTGAGGATCCCACCTGACCTGACCCATCCTCACTGGATTTATTTGTGCTGCCCCCTCCCTCAGAACCAGCAGTGAGGCAGATGTGTAACAGCTGGCGTTTGGGCTCTGCAGTAAGAACGGGCACAGCCTCCTTGAATCATCAGGAATGCCACCAGTCCCACTTGGTTCCCATGGGAGTGATGGGTCACTCGGGCCCCTCCCTGTCCCCGGCGCTCAGGTGGGCAGGAGTCTCGACGGGCGGGCGCTGAGAGCAGGGAAACGGGTTAGGCGAGGCCTGGCTGCTCCCAGCCACCACCCATGCATTGTATGTCCATCCCATCCCCCACAGTCTCTTGTTCCTTCCCTAAGGTCCTGGGGAAGGGGCCACCCGCCAGTCAGCACAGGGTGCCAGGCCTAGAGCAGCCCCGAAGCCACCCTGGAGCCATGTTTCCTCCGCCTCACCCGTGTATCCAGTCTGATTGTGAAGGAGCCCCTCCCTGTAGCTGCCCCAGTCCTCCAGACACACAGCAGGGAGCAAGCCAACTCCAGAGATATTCCCACAGGtggtacctcagtttcctcaagaGGGTGGGCTGAGCCTACAGCGGTTGCTGTATGACGATAGGAAAAGAAGTCACCTCTTACCTACCCCTGTGATTGATGGCAGTAAAGCCTCAGAAATGTCCCCAACCTGGTCATGTGGGTCAAAACCTGATAGCAAGTTAGCTGTGTCCATTGGTGGATACAGAGCAGAaggctgggtgccaggaatccCAAACCATAACTCCTAGGAGACCCGACCTGTCTGTTAGGCACAACCTCTTTAATTGAATCTGTCATCCTTAGCCCAGCAGTGAAGGGGAGGTGCACACAGGCCCCAGAAGAGCTTCGCAGCTAACCACGCCTCCAAGGTTACCCCCTCCCGCGCTCCGCGGAGGGTGGGCCAGCATCTGGGGAATGGGTTGTGCCCTGCTCCTTCAGGGAGTTCTCCGTTCTTGTCTCCATTTTATTCCCTTGTTGTTTCCCACTCCTCTCGCAGAAAAGTCTTCACCGCTCTTCTACAGGGATTAGCCCCTAACCTGGTTACTTCGTCCCTCCCGGCCCGCAACGCCCCTGGGTGCATCCCGACTCTTCTCACTTCTACAGCGCCTCGGCTTCCCAGCCGGTGTACCTCAACCTTCGGTGTCAGCGGGGGACTGGACGGGAGGTGGGGGAGCGGGGAAGGAGCAAACGTCTCCCCCTGGGGCAATTAGGGGGCAGGTAAACAGGGATTCTAACAAGacctgggagaagggaaaggctcCCAAGAGATCCTGAACTTGTTAAACTCCTATCCTCAGCTTTAGAAGCCAAGGTGCAGAGTTAAGGAAGGGGAGGCAAAATGTACAGACTAGGTTCTTCCCCTCTAGTGCGCGCCCCCGAGGCTGCGCGCCGCCCGCTCCAGCAGGCGAGCCCCAACCACGTGTGCGCGGCGTGGAGTCCGCGCGCCGGggctggagggtgggggtgggcagcgGCGGCGGGAACGCTCCTAGGGCGGCGCGTGCACACTGACACCCCCGCGCCCCGCCAGCTCGGGTCTGGTGGAGAAGCAGCTCGCCGGTCACCCCCGCCCCTCGACCCTGCGACAGTAGCGGCGGCGAAGGTTTATTGATCTGCAGCGGCGGAGAAGAGCGAGGACCCGCCGAAAGCGAGACACACAGAGGGGAGGCGAACACACAGACGGATTCGCccgagaggggaaagggagggagccACCGCGAGACAGGGGAAGCCAGAAAccgggagagggagaaaagggatgAGAACCAGGCAAGTCTTGAAAAACGGCAAAGACTCAGCATCCGAACCAGAGAGGCCCATAGCAGAGAAGACAGcgtggaaaagaagagaaatgggacACACTGGCGACGGGACGAAAACAGACCACCGTGGACATAGTAGAtgtctcaataaatatttgttgaatgaatgtgTGAATGAAAGCGATCGGCAATAGCAACGTTTCCAAGATAGGTAGGGAGATCACGAGAAAAAAGATGCTCTTAAGGCGAGTACCAACACCTTCATTTAGTTCAAAGAAAAGAAGCGCTAGCAAGGGGGATATACATGTTTGGCATCAACTCCGCCCGGTTCAGTACCCGGCTCAGGAGACCCCCCCGACTTCACACCCTCATCACTCCCTCCAATACGGGCTCCCACCGCGTCCTAGTTTCTGGGCCAGGTTAGGAAAGGTCTCGCCTATTCCCAGGGACTAACTCAAGGGGCTGAGTGGGGGAAGGGGCGAAGGCTAGGTATCCAGGACCGAGCCACCGGCCCCGGTCTATCAACGGAGGCTACTGCAGGTCTGTCAAAAGAGGTTACTGCACGTGTCCCACCAGCATCCTCCCACGTGACCCTAAGAGGCGGGGTCGCAGACCCTCCCCCACGTGACCCCAAGGGGCAGCGACCCTCGGCACGTGACGGGAGGTGGGAGCCAGGAGTCGGGATCACGTgactggaggaagtggggggcCTGGGAGCCTGTGGCTCGGCCCGGCCCCGCCCCCAGCTCCCCGGCCCTCTCCACTCCCGGCTCTGGAGCACGTCGCTCTCACGATTTATGGGGCCGCGGATGCCGCAGTGAGAGAGCCGGGGAGCCCGGGCGCAGCGGCAACAAAGGCCCGGGAAGCGGGGCGGGGGCGGCAGCGGCCTCCTGGCCGAGTGTGCGCCGCCTGCTACCTCCCTCGGTCCCTGTCCGCACGGGAGAGGAGAGGGCGAAAGGAGGTTCTGGGAACCCGGCTCTCCCATCCCGTTCCGTAGCTTTCACCTGCGCCCAGGTGTATGCGGGGGAGGGGAACCTGATCAACGCTCTCCTCAAGGCTATTCCCACACCCACTAGGCTCTGGCATCTACGACCAGGGGGGTTCCCCAATGGTGGCAGGGAACCCGGGGTCTCTCACCTGCGAGCTCACGGCTCGTGCCAGACTGAAGCTGGGCGGGGGTCGGACGTGTGAATCTCATGGGGGGGGTGAGCTAGATATAGCAGGGTAGTCAGCCCTCAGCGCCCCCCCGGAGAGGTTGGAGTCCCACTCCGGGGGGGAGGGGCTGCAACCCCACCCCCGAGGTTTCCATGGGAAGCAAAAGGGGGGCGTCATTagctcatccccacccccagtctgACACTCTGGGCgcgaggagaaagagggggaggcgCAGAGCCCCAAACAACAAAGAGCAGAGCAGCAAGCAGGAGCCCCTCCCCCGGAAGGTTGGGGGTCGTGGTCGAGGCCCTTCAGGTCCCCTCCCCTGGGGTCTCACCATTTGTTCCCTAGTCGGCCCCCAGGGCGGGGAGTCAGAAGCAAAGCTGCCGCCACCGCCCGGGCAGGTGTGACAGTGATCCCCGTATCCCCAGGGATCCCCCTACCAACACACTGAGGTGGTCAGAGTGGTACACCCGACAGCTCGGCAGAGAGAAGACAAGGGCAGCGAGGACTGTGCAGAATGATGGCCCGGTCCCGCAGCCGGCACCGGGCCGCCGCGCCACACACCGGAGGAAACCACACGGCCGCCCTGACACCCGCCCAGACCGCGGCGGCGCCAAGAGCCACCCCAGCCCAGACAAGACTGGCCACGCGGACACCGACCGCAGCCCCCTCCCCGACCTGTCGCCCGCTCCCACCCCTAGACGGTCGCCGACGCAGACACACaaatcacacagacacacgcacactgACAGCCGCGCACGCCCGTTCACACTCGGTGCCATACGCCGTCCCTAGcctcagcgtgtgtgtgtgtgtgtgtgtgtgtgtgtgtgtgtgtgtgtgtgtctcctttttTCTCACCAATACCCTGCGTTTCCAGGGCCCCCCAACTCCGCGACCCTGCCCCGGCTTACCCCAGCAGCGTTTATCTACACAAGCAGAGCAACCCATTCCCCTTCGTCCTAGGGAGGTGGCGAATCGGACTTCCTGCCTTAATGCCGAACCCCACTTCTAAAAGCAAGAGTCTTAGGCAAAGCCCCATCAACGTTTACAGGCTGAAAACAGGTCATCCTCGGGCTCCCAAATACAGCGGCCTATCCCCAGCACACCGGTACCCCCAGACTTCAACCTAGCCAAAAGGAGTGTggatggcgggggggggggggggactatgGGACAGGGAACACTATTTCAGAGGCGACTGTGGAAAGAAACCAAGATGAGGTTGGGGGGCTCCCCAGCAGCCTCCTCCGCACAGCCAGAGCGCTCCTCACTATGCCCCATCAGCTTCTTAGACACCCCCTAGTTTCACAGACGCCCACGTAATGCGTCCCCTCTCCCTCGCCTCTCGGCACCGAGCCTGTCTCCCAGGACTGCCGCCAGGTTCCCCTAGGACTTCTAGAGCCCACCAGCTCCCCCATCACTGACGCGGGACGCACGGGCTCTCCGGGTCCCCGACTCACTGCTGGTTGGAGCTGTTCCAATATACCGCATGCCGGTTTCCCAGCGCGCCCCCAGGCCCCTGGGccagcagcggcagcagcggcACGGGCacgagcagcagcagcagcagcagcggagCCGCCGCCATCCCcggagccgccgccgccgccgccccccGACTGAGCCCCGCGCTCCCGGCTTCTCAGCTTCCCAGCTCCCTGCTGCCGCCGCTGCCAGCCCCCAACCTTAGCCACGCCCACAATCCTTCCCTCCGCCCTTCTGGGCGCGCCCCCGAGGCCCCGCCCCTGGCGCGCTCACGCCGGGCTCCGCCCCATTGGGCCCAGAGCGCGCCGGGCGCGTGGGCGACGGGAACTGTGTTGCCCCTCTAGGAACAACGCGTCTCTCCACTCTCCTAGGTGATTTGCTGCAGCTTCTTGCGTCTTTTGCTCCCCAAGGCTGGAGTCCCAGAAGGATTTGGGAGCCAAAACTGGGGTATACATCTTGTGTAGGTCCACACCTTTCTTCATGGAGTATAGGAGTGTCGAGGATCAAAGGTCTAGCTCTGAATAAGCGGGACTAGACCCATATCTGAACGAAGTTGGACTCTACTTCCTCCACGCCCTTTCCATGTGCTCAAGGAGTTAAATGGGCGCATGATGGGGAAGCCCTCAGGTGGCACCCAGGAGCTAACAGCAGGCTGCCTGAAGGCCCTCAGATAAACAGGAGGGCTTGTTTTTCTCAGAGCCAAGGCAGAGAAACTCAGCCCGAAGAATGTCATCTTCCAGGGGCTAGGGGCTGGGCACAGGGGCTGGGCACAGgggctgggcacagtggctcacTCTTCTAATCCTGGCTCTCTGGAGGCAGtgacagtcggatctctgtgagttcaagggcagctacATTGGTCTGTGTAGGGCTACATAACAAACCTACTTTGGTAATCCAGGGCAAAGGTGTTTGTCGCTGATGGTGACAGTTAAGGTAGGAGTCAGTTGGAGCCAAGCCGTAGTGGGATGGTCTTCTTGGCAGGCCCACAGAGGACCCCTCACTGCCTCCAGTTCTCAGCGATGTCTTCAGGCATGCTCATTCCTGTTCCCATATATGCTTTCTCTAAAGACAGAGAGGACCTTGTGTTCCACAGCATTGTCTTAGTGGGGACATCCAAGCACAGACATGGCatacacacgggggggggggagggtatgTGTACCCAGAAGCAGGAAACACGGAAACATGGACACTTGACACACAGACCGATATACACACACAAGGTGCTAGGATAACTAGAGAAGAGACTGGTAGAAAAACATAGGCTTACAGTCAGAGACAtcgaaatacacatacacacaaacacacacacacgtctcccTAGTAAACGGACCTACCCCTCTCAAAAGGTCCAGAATCCAGACCTAGCAGACCCTCACCCctatctcttctctttcctgaagCCCAtaccaaaaggcaaagcagaacCAGGACTGACTGGGTTCTCGGAACCCACAGCAGCTGTGCCCAGGGAGGCAGACATGATATGATGCTGTTATGTTGTGCTTCGAGAGGCAGGACAGATATCTGCACCCTCCACCTGTTTACCTTTGGCAGTACAAGGCCTTGACCACAAACGAGCCTGCCTTGGGCTCCGTGCCTCCCTGCTGCTAGGCAAGAGTGGGTGCTGTCCTCTCTGGGAACCTCTCCACTCCCAGGAggtgtcttctctcttcttgggAGCCAGAAAATAAACGAGGCCCCTTGGGATGGGAGTGAGGGACTCTGCAAACATCTCTCTTCATTCCCAAAGAGGTTTGCTTCACCCCAGTAATGCTAACCTGCACACTCATGGGACCACAGGCTCCAGCCCCTGCCCTCCATGCTATGCCTCTGATCCACaggagcaagtgtctctgtagagCAGAGTAGCCAGAGAGTCTGTCCATATGCACAGTGAGTGTAGGCTCACTGGTCCAGGACTTTGGATGTACTTACTGTTATAGCATGTTtatgagaccctaggttcaatccccattGTGGTAAGAAAGTAAATGAGTAAgacctggcttttattttaagGTTTGGGTGGCTTGGGCCCCCTACTCTAGAGCCCAGCTGTTTCTCTCTAGAATGTACTACTCCACCTTCTCCCTCCGATAACCATAGAGCTTCATAGTGGGGGAGGTGTCTCGGAGGTCAAGAGCATTtgtcactcttccagaggacccacctttgattcccagcacccacccacatcAGATGACTCACAAATGCCTGGAagtccagttccagtggatctgatacCCTCTGTGGCCTGAAAAGGTGCTGGCATGTGCAGATACCCACAGCCACAcccatataataataataataataataataattttaaaaaacaggaaaaaagggGAGCCTTTGAACTGGGGGCCCTCTTTGTTTAAGCCTGGGTCTAAGatcatctttttctctctgacCAAAATCTGACTTTCAAGGTGAGACCTGTGTGGAGCCTGTGTCCATGGGTGGGCTCCTCTGCTACCCATGCTTCTGTTCATGGAGCTGCTGGCTGCTTTGAGTCTCTGTGTAGATCACAAAGCAGCCCTCCATGCAGACTCTGTCTCTAGAGTGTCTTTGGTGGGAAGCGGGCTTACGTGCCTCTCCATCTTAGTGGGAAGTGTGTGTGAGCTGGTGCAGCCTCTTCTTGTCCTGTGTTGTACCAAGCACAAACTTCATAAGTGTAGGTGGCAGTTCTGTCTACAGAATATACAGTATATGCACCTCCAGCTACAGCACCGTTCAAAAACCTCAAAGGAACTGAgagtctgtttgtttgtctgagacaggtctctctatgtatctgTCCTGGGACTCGGTAGGTAGACCTGGCCAGCCTCAaacgcctgcctcttcctccagtgctgggataaaggcgtgcactactaaACCTGACTGGGACTGGAATTCTTGAAGGACTAGGTTTCTGGACAGGAGATCTTAGCTGCTGTCTGCGCCTGGAACCTGTAGCATCTGTGTCAGGAGAAGTCTCCCAATGTGGGGAGTAGGGCTTTGTTTATACCTGTGACTCCAAGTCATTCCTGACTGACCCGTGGTAGGAATGTGTTATTTGGCATTGCCATGCAGCATGCGTGTGCGCGCACGTCTAGCGCTGCCAtccagcatgtgtgtgcgtgcacatccACAGCGCTGCCATGcagcatgcgtgtgtgcacatccACAGCGCTGCCATgcagcatgcgtgtgtgtgcacatccacaGCGCTGCCATGcagcatgcgtgtgcacacacatctacaGCGCTGCTGAATGTAGCatggagcagaagcagaaaggtTCACAAAGTAATATTTACTCTGCTACAGGGGACatgtcctcagtttccctctgtttcattctttaaaagtgtgtttggggttgaagagatggctcagcaattaagaatacTTTTTAACCCTTGCaaaaggacctggattcaattcctatcATCTATATGGCAGCTTGCaaccacctttaattccagttccatgggatcctaccccctcttctggcttttcaggcaccaggtacacacatggtgcatagacacacatgtaggcaaaatacccatacacataaaatgatgaaataaaaaggttttgtttgttcatttgtttgtatgagactgggtctcactatgtagccctggctgttccagaactccTATGAAGACAACACTGGCCCTGAACTTCTACTTCctggagtgttggaattaaatgcatgtgtTAACATGCCcagtcttaaaatttttaaataagtcagGTATAGtggtgcctctaatcccagcacttgggaggtagaggcaaggagagcaaaagttcaagatcatctccAGCTACAAGAtttgtttgaggccaacctcaaagtaataataataagaaggaTAAAGCTGggctggagccgggcggtggtggaacacgcctttaatcccagcactcgggaggcagaggcaggcggatctctgtgagttcgagaccagcctggtctacaagagctagtcccgaacagcaaaaccacagagaaaccctgtcttgaaaaaccaaaaaaaaaaaaaaaaaaaaaaaaaggaaaagctgggctggagagatggcttagtggttaagagcattgcctgctcttcctaaatgtcctgagttc includes the following:
- the Efna3 gene encoding ephrin-A3 isoform X1 → MAAAPLLLLLLLVPVPLLPLLAQGPGGALGNRHAVYWNSSNQHLRREGYTVQVNVNDYLDIYCPHYNSSGPGGGAEQYVLYMVNLSGYRTCNASQGSKRWECNRQHASHSPIKFSEKFQRYSAFSLGYEFHAGQEYYYISTPTHNLHWKCLRMKVFVCCASTSHSGEKPVPTLPQFTMGPNVKINVLEDFEGESPQVPKLEKSISGTSPKREHLPLAVGIAFFLMTLLAS
- the Efna3 gene encoding ephrin-A3 isoform X2 codes for the protein MAAAPLLLLLLLVPVPLLPLLAQGPGGALGNRHAVYWNSSNQHLRREGYTVQVNVNDYLDIYCPHYNSSGPGGGAEQYVLYMVNLSGYRTCNASQGSKRWECNRQHASHSPIKFSEKFQRYSAFSLGYEFHAGQEYYYISTPTHNLHWKCLRMKVFVCCASKDFEGESPQVPKLEKSISGTSPKREHLPLAVGIAFFLMTLLAS